TGAGCTGGCTGCGGAGAAGCTGGATCTTGGAGCGAGCCGCAGTCTTGAACATCTTGTCGATTGTCGACCAAGCCTCGGCAGTAGTCTCAACACCAAGGACATGGGACAGAATATCAGGAGACAGGGAGTTGAGCAGGAACCTCAGGACCTGCTGATCTCGTGCGATCCAGGCGGCATAGGCTGGATTTTCCACCGTCACCTTTTTGTTGTTGGAGTCTTCGGTCTCTAGGGTTTCAGGTGGAGCACTATCGGACCCGTCGAGAAGGCCCATCACACGTGCACCACGGAACGCAGGGAGGACCAGCGCCTTCCATGCAAGATGGTTGGTGCGAGTCAGCTGCTGCGCCGGTGGGGCGCCGAGGGCGGCGGCCAGAGTCGAGGTCGCGGACGATGAACTCATGTCGGCTGCAGATGTTGTTGTCGTAGATCGTGTAGGTGCGGCGGCGGCTGGGAgaacagcggcggcggcggttgtcgTTGATGTTGTTGTAGGTGTAGATCGTGTCGTTGGCGGCGGCTGAGAGACAGCGGCGGCGGCAGTTGTTGTCGTTGATGTCGTTGTAGATGTAGATCGTGtcgttggcggcggcggctgagagacagcggcggcggcggttgtagTGGTCGTATGTTGTGtagaggcggcggcggctgagATTCAGCAGCGGCGGCGCGGGCGTCGGGCGACAGCTAGGTCTCGGAAGAgacccgctctgataccatgttggaGATTTGGCTTGAACGATACTTGGACTCGTATCGGTTACGTGTTGATATATATAGGCATATGAGAACATCAAGGGGGTATCCATATACAAGACATATGGTATACGGTATAAAGACATAAGCACTATACATAATCTAACAATAGTAGTGAACACACAGGAATTAGCGTATTTGTTAGTTGTTACTTTCAATCAGTGACCATGCGCCTATTAGCCCACTTGTTATTTCTCATGAATAATTAACGGTTTGCTATTTGCAGTTATAGGCTTTCAAATTCAAAGGTGCGAGTTCAGCACACGGAGAGATCAGTGATGACATCTCGCAAATATCTTGAGCTCGGACGTAATCCTCAACATCAAACGTAGacgcgacgatttggggttttcatccGTTCCAAACAGGTCACGTACGCTTGCACGAGAGGTGGGCGCGCCAAgattcttttttcttctttctaTTCCAGGCAAAACACTCCCGGGTCACGAGTATGTCTGCGGCACCGCATAACCTTGTCGACAGTCGCCGCACCACACAACCTTGCCGACCACCCCCGCCGCGTCGTCGTGAATCGACGGGCAGCGATCGCGTCTCGACGTGTCACCTCCCTCCTTCTCTTCGCCCCGTCCATGTGCATGCACACGCCCTGCCTATAAAACCGGCACCGCACCATGGATCAAATAAGCTCACACATAATCCATCCCATCCATCAGCGCCAAACTGACCAAGTTTCCTTCGCCCGCGCTCAGAAACAGAACAGTAatggcttcttcttcttccatgcTTCTCGGAGGAGGCGCGGGCGCCGCCGCGCTCACCGCTGCCGGCAAGGCTCTTCTCGGGCCGTGCTTCCTCGCCGCTCGGCCTCGCGCCGTCAGTGGGGGCCGCCTCTGCCTGCAAACCGCTCCCAGATCGTCTCCGGTACGCATGCATGTTAACGATATATCGAGCACCTGTTTCACATGCTCAAGTCCGTTATGTGTGCACTGGTACGTGTGTTTGTTCCCGAGAGATGCTGACATGCCTTTAACTCGTGCTACAGGTGTATAGCAGCGCCTCGGACGTCACCGGCGAAGCCGTCGAGAGCGTGAAGGGCGTGGCCGGGGAGGCCGCGGGAAAGGCCTCGGACGCCAAGGACAGCGTGGTGGATGCGGCGGGGGACGCGGCAGGCAAGGCACAGGAGGCGGCGGAGGGCGC
This region of Lolium perenne isolate Kyuss_39 chromosome 2, Kyuss_2.0, whole genome shotgun sequence genomic DNA includes:
- the LOC127336258 gene encoding uncharacterized protein, which translates into the protein MASSSSMLLGGGAGAAALTAAGKALLGPCFLAARPRAVSGGRLCLQTAPRSSPVYSSASDVTGEAVESVKGVAGEAAGKASDAKDSVVDAAGDAAGKAQEAAEGAVEGAKTGGDSLVDAVKDGASKVSETAQDLGGQAKDAAEGAWDATKDAAQGVADKVAAAAEDLS